A window of the Polypterus senegalus isolate Bchr_013 chromosome 4, ASM1683550v1, whole genome shotgun sequence genome harbors these coding sequences:
- the LOC120528698 gene encoding E3 SUMO-protein ligase ZBED1-like, which produces MMTTTEEETEDATEIGAGSSSSPEASSTRSPPAKKSVMTELFGELFQRQGGSSKPTLLEQVQEEVSKYRASGCLSLEADPLLCWKGNEATYPHIAKLAKRYLCIPATSVASERVFSTAGDIVTATRSVLSAENVDKLIFLAKNFKLE; this is translated from the exons ATGATGACAACCACAGAAGAAGAG ACTGAGGATGCCACAGAGATAGGAGCTGGATCCTCATCATCTCCAGAGGCATCATCCACCAGATCACCTCCAGCTAAGAAGTCTGTAATGACTGAACTTTTTGGTGAACTTTTCCAGAGACAGGGGGGAAGTAGTAAACCAACCCTTTTGGAGCAGGTCCAAGAAGAGGTCAGTAAGTACAGAGCTTCAGGGTGCCTTTCCCTTGAAGCTGATCCTCTTCTTTGTTGGAAAGGCAATGAGGCTACATACCCACACATAGCAAAACTCGCAAAGCGTTACCTCTGTATTCCAGCTACCTCTGTTGCTAGTGAACGGGTCTTCTCCACTGCTGGAGATATTGTCACTGCAACCAGATCTGTGCTTTCTGCAGAAAATGTGGATAAATTAATCTTTCTAGCCAAAAACTTTAAGCTTGAAtag